In Streptomyces canus, one DNA window encodes the following:
- the lon gene encoding endopeptidase La: MASTSTPLTLPVLPLDDEVVLPGMVVPLDLNDTDVRAAVEAAQAAARSEPGKPKVLLVPRIDGEYAGTGVLGTIEQVGRLADGDPGALIRGRSRVKIGAGTTGPGAALWVEGTTVDQTVPEPLPGHVTELVKEYKALATAWLRKRGAWQVVDRVQAIDDVSTLADNSGYSPFLTTEQKVELLETSDPVARLKLATQQLRDHLAEQDVAETIAKDVQEGVDKQQREFLLRRQLEAVRKELRELNGEQEGEESDDYRARVEAADLPEKVREAALKEVDKLERSSDQSPEGSWIRTWLDTVLELPWNERTEDAYDIQGAQAILDAEHAGLQDVKERITEYLAVRKRRSDRGLGVVGGRRGGAVLALVGPPGVGKTSLGESVAHAMGRKFVRVALGGVRDEAEIRGHRRTYVGALPGRIVRAIKEAGSMNPVVLLDEIDKVGSDFRGDPAAALLEVLDPAQNHTFRDHYLEVELDLSDVVFLATANVLEAIPEALLDRMELVRLDGYTEDEKIVIARDHLLPRQLERAGLAKDEVVIDESALRKLAGEYTREAGVRTLERSVARLLRKVAAQHELGERELPFTVTDEELRGLIGRPHHVPESAQDPAERRTAVPGVATGLAVTGAGGDVLFVEASLADPETGAAGLTLTGQLGDVMKESAQIALSFLRSRGAELELPVGDLKDRGVHIHFPAGAVPKDGPSAGVTMTTALASLLSGRLVRTDVAMTGEVSLTGRVLPIGGVKQKLLAAHRAGVTTVIIPKRNEADLDDVPAEVLDKLDVHAVTDVRQVLELALSPATNGATPEVPVAA, from the coding sequence ATGGCTTCGACGTCCACACCGCTCACCCTGCCCGTGCTGCCGCTCGACGACGAGGTCGTGCTGCCCGGAATGGTGGTTCCGCTGGACCTGAACGACACCGACGTCCGCGCCGCGGTGGAGGCCGCCCAGGCCGCCGCCCGCTCGGAACCCGGAAAGCCGAAGGTTCTTCTGGTGCCACGCATCGACGGCGAGTACGCCGGCACCGGTGTGCTCGGCACCATCGAGCAGGTCGGCCGGCTGGCCGACGGCGACCCGGGCGCGCTCATCCGCGGCCGCAGCAGGGTGAAGATCGGTGCGGGGACCACCGGCCCGGGCGCCGCCCTGTGGGTCGAGGGGACCACGGTCGACCAGACCGTCCCCGAACCGCTGCCCGGTCACGTCACCGAACTCGTCAAGGAGTACAAGGCCCTCGCCACCGCCTGGCTGCGCAAGCGCGGCGCCTGGCAGGTCGTCGACCGGGTGCAGGCCATCGACGACGTCTCCACCCTTGCCGACAACTCCGGTTACTCGCCCTTCCTGACCACCGAGCAGAAGGTCGAACTGCTGGAGACCTCCGACCCGGTCGCCCGCCTCAAGCTCGCCACCCAGCAGCTCCGCGACCACCTCGCCGAGCAGGACGTGGCCGAGACCATCGCCAAGGACGTCCAGGAGGGCGTCGACAAGCAGCAGCGGGAGTTCCTGCTCCGCCGTCAGCTGGAAGCCGTACGCAAGGAACTGCGCGAGCTCAACGGCGAGCAGGAGGGCGAGGAGTCCGACGACTACCGCGCCCGCGTGGAGGCCGCCGACCTGCCCGAGAAGGTGCGGGAAGCCGCCCTCAAGGAGGTCGACAAGCTGGAGCGGTCCAGCGACCAGTCCCCGGAGGGCTCCTGGATCCGGACCTGGCTGGACACGGTCCTCGAACTGCCGTGGAACGAACGGACCGAGGACGCCTACGACATCCAGGGCGCCCAGGCGATCCTCGACGCCGAGCACGCGGGCCTCCAGGACGTGAAGGAGCGGATCACCGAGTACCTGGCGGTGCGCAAGCGCCGCAGCGACCGGGGACTGGGTGTCGTCGGCGGCCGGCGCGGCGGTGCGGTCCTGGCCCTCGTCGGGCCGCCCGGCGTCGGCAAGACCAGCCTCGGGGAGTCCGTGGCCCACGCCATGGGCCGCAAGTTCGTCCGCGTCGCCCTCGGTGGCGTACGGGACGAGGCGGAGATCCGCGGCCACCGGCGGACGTACGTCGGCGCGCTGCCCGGCCGGATCGTGCGGGCGATCAAGGAGGCCGGGTCGATGAACCCGGTGGTCCTGCTCGACGAGATCGACAAGGTGGGCTCCGACTTCCGCGGCGACCCCGCGGCGGCCCTCCTGGAGGTCCTGGACCCGGCGCAGAACCACACCTTCCGCGACCACTACCTGGAGGTCGAGCTCGATCTGTCGGATGTCGTCTTCCTCGCCACGGCCAACGTGCTGGAGGCGATCCCGGAGGCGCTGCTCGACCGGATGGAGCTGGTCCGGCTCGACGGGTACACCGAGGACGAGAAGATCGTCATCGCCAGGGACCACCTGCTCCCGCGCCAGCTGGAGCGGGCGGGGCTCGCCAAGGACGAGGTCGTCATCGACGAGAGCGCGCTGCGCAAGCTCGCCGGCGAGTACACCCGTGAGGCGGGCGTCCGCACCCTCGAGCGGTCCGTCGCGAGGCTGCTGCGCAAGGTGGCGGCCCAGCACGAACTGGGCGAGCGGGAGCTGCCGTTCACCGTCACGGACGAGGAGCTGCGCGGTCTGATCGGCCGGCCGCACCACGTGCCCGAGTCGGCCCAGGACCCGGCGGAGCGCCGCACGGCGGTCCCCGGGGTGGCGACCGGACTCGCGGTCACCGGAGCGGGCGGAGACGTGCTGTTCGTCGAGGCGTCGCTGGCCGACCCCGAGACGGGCGCGGCGGGTCTGACGCTGACCGGCCAGCTGGGTGACGTGATGAAGGAGAGCGCGCAGATCGCGCTGAGCTTCCTGCGGTCGCGCGGCGCGGAGCTCGAACTGCCGGTGGGCGACCTGAAGGACCGGGGCGTGCACATCCACTTCCCGGCGGGCGCGGTCCCGAAGGACGGCCCGAGCGCGGGCGTCACCATGACGACGGCGCTGGCCTCGCTGCTCTCCGGCCGTCTGGTCCGCACGGACGTGGCGATGACGGGCGAGGTCTCGCTGACCGGCCGGGTCCTCCCGATCGGCGGCGTCAAGCAGAAGCTGCTCGCCGCGCACCGCGCCGGGGTGACGACCGTCATCATCCCGAAGCGCAACGAGGCCGACCTGGACGATGTCCCGGCGGAGGTGCTGGACAAGCTCGACGTCCACGCCGTCACCGACGTCCGCCAGGTCCTGGAGCTGGCGCTGTCCCCGGCGACCAACGGGGCCACGCCGGAGGTTCCGGTGGCGGCGTGA
- a CDS encoding GNAT family N-acetyltransferase has protein sequence MDGVVQAWVTGWVVSRGAATPEREPWGFTVDVGQVAQVSRHVFDALGDGVDEGVVRKVAGGVTGAGVWLKVFHDPEMVGPWLDEGWWVDPEPGYLMTVPLTAPAQRTTVPDGYRLRTWSVGGVTRVLVAAPDGSLAARGQVAPTGATAVFDQIETVAAHRRRGLGSVVMRTLQAVAADTGAETGVLAGTPAGRGLYESLGWHVEAPLTSAKFVGSNAG, from the coding sequence ATGGACGGAGTCGTACAGGCGTGGGTGACCGGCTGGGTCGTGTCCCGCGGGGCGGCGACGCCGGAGCGTGAGCCGTGGGGGTTCACCGTCGACGTGGGGCAGGTCGCGCAAGTGTCGCGACACGTGTTCGACGCGCTCGGCGACGGCGTGGACGAGGGGGTCGTGCGCAAGGTGGCGGGCGGGGTGACCGGGGCCGGGGTGTGGCTCAAGGTGTTCCATGATCCGGAGATGGTCGGGCCCTGGCTGGACGAGGGCTGGTGGGTGGATCCCGAGCCGGGTTACCTGATGACGGTCCCGCTGACCGCGCCGGCGCAACGGACCACCGTCCCCGACGGATACCGACTGCGCACCTGGTCCGTGGGCGGCGTCACCCGCGTACTCGTCGCCGCACCCGACGGTTCCCTCGCGGCGCGCGGTCAGGTCGCTCCGACCGGCGCGACCGCCGTCTTCGACCAGATCGAGACCGTGGCCGCCCATCGGCGCCGGGGGCTGGGCAGCGTCGTCATGCGCACGCTCCAGGCCGTCGCGGCCGACACGGGTGCCGAGACGGGCGTCCTCGCGGGAACGCCGGCGGGGCGGGGGCTGTACGAGTCTCTGGGCTGGCATGTGGAAGCTCCGCTCACCAGTGCGAAGTTCGTGGGATCGAACGCCGGGTGA